In the Glycine soja cultivar W05 unplaced genomic scaffold, ASM419377v2 tig00005439_1_pilon_451196_845285, whole genome shotgun sequence genome, one interval contains:
- the LOC114404180 gene encoding alpha-xylosidase 1-like, with protein MVSSNRFAALPLCSLLLALLLCAVGASSSSSSSTNATKIGQGYRLVSIEETPDGGLIGILQVKQKTKTYGPDIPLLRFYVKHETDNRLRVHITDAQKQRWEVPYNLLPREQPPPLSQSIGKSRKNPITVSQYSGSEFLFSYTSDPFSFAVKRKSNGETLFDSSSGDSDPFSSLVFKDQYLEISTKLPKDASLYGLGENTQPHGIKLYPSDPYTLYTTDISAINLNADLYGSHPVYMDLRNAGGKASAHAVLLLNSNGMDVFYTGTSLTYKIIGGVFDFYFFSGPSPLNVVDQYTTLIGRPAPMPYWAFGFHQCRWGYHNLSVVEDVVENYKKAQIPLDVIWNDDDHMDGKKDFTLNPVNYPRPKLLNFLDKIHNIGMKYIVIIDPGIAVNTSYGVYQRGVANDVFIKYDGEPFLAQVWPGAVNFPDFLNPKTVSWWVDEIHRFHELVPVDGLWIDMNEVSNFCSGKCKIPKGKCPTGTGPGWICCLDCKNITKTRWDDPPYKINASGIKAPIGFKTIATSAYHYNGVLEYDAHSLYGFSQTIATHKGLQGLQGKRPFILSRSTYVGSGKYAAHWTGDNQGTWENLRYSISTMLNFGIFGVPMVGSDICGFYPQPTEELCNRWIEVGAFYPFSRDHANYYSPRQELYQWQSVAESARNALGIRYKLLPFLYTLNYEAHVSGAPIARPLFFSFPTYTECYGLSTQFLLGSSLMVSPVLEQGKTQVKALFPPGSWYSLLDWTHTITSKDGVYITLDAPLHVVNVHLYQNTILPMQQGGMVSKEARATPFTLIVTFPSDATQGEAKGNLFLDNDELPDMNLGNGYSTYVDLHATVDQGAVKVWSEVQEGKFALDKGWIIDSISVLGLEGSGAVSSLEIDGKPLMGGSNVNVTTSAHEHLNSEGEGEKKTVMVALRGLSIPVGKNFAMTWKMG; from the exons ATGGTTTCTTCCAACCGTTTTGCTGCTCTACCTCTCTGTTCTCTTCTCCTAGCTCTGCTTCTATGTGCAGTTGGGGCtagctcttcttcttcttcttccacaaaTGCCACCAAAATTGGCCAAGGCTACCGTCTTGTCTCCATTGAAGAGACCCCTGACGGTGGTCTTATAGGGATCCTTCAAGTTAAGCAGAAAACCAAAACCTATGGCCCTGACATTCCCCTTCTTAGGTTCTATGTCAA GCATGAGACAGATAATCGTTTGAGGGTACACATAACCGATGCACAAAAGCAAAGGTGGGAGGTTCCCTATAACCTTTTGCCAAGGGAGCAACCACCACCTTTGAGTCAAAGCATTGGGAAGTCCAGGAAGAACCCTATTACAGTCTCTCAGTATTCTGGTTCTGAGTTTCTGTTCAGCTACACCTCAGACCCTTTTAGCTTTGCAGTGAAAAGGAAGTCCAATGGTGAGACCCTTTTTGACTCCTCCTCTGGTGATTCTGACCCTTTTAGTTCCCTTGTTTTTAAGGACCAGTACCTTGAGATTTCCACCAAATTGCCCAAAGATGCCTCTTTGTATGGTTTGGGAGAGAACACACAGCCACATGGGATCAAGTTGTACCCTAGTGACCCTTACACTTTGTACACCACTGACATTTCAGCCATTAATCTCAATGCTGATCTGTATGGATCACACCCTGTGTACATGGATCTCAGAAATGCAGGTGGCAAGGCTTCTGCACATGCTGTTCTGTTGCTCAATAGCAATGGAATGGATGTCTTCTACACTGGAACTTCTCTTACATACAAGATTATTGGGGGTGTTTTcgacttttatttcttttctggGCCTAGTCCTCTGAATGTTGTTGATCAGTATACTACCTTAATTGGCAGACCAGCTCCAATGCCTTACTGGGCTTTTG GATTCCACCAGTGCAGATGGGGATATCACAATCTATCAGTGGTAGAAGATGTTGTGGAGAATTACAAGAAGGCTCAAATCCCACTTGATGTGATCTGGAATGATGATGATCACATGGATGGGAAAAAAGACTTCACACTCAACCCTGTCAACTACCCTCGTCCAAAACTTCTAAACTTCCTGGACAAGATACACAACATTGGCATGAAATATATTGTCATTATTGACCCTGGAATTGCTGTTAACACCAGTTATGGTGTATATCAAAGGGGTGTAGCTAATGATGTTTTTATCAAGTATGATGGTGAACCCTTCTTGGCTCAAGTTTGGCCTGGGGCAGTGAACTTTCCTGATTTTCTCAATCCAAAGACGGTTTCATGGTGGGTTGATGAGATTCACCGCTTCCATGAACTTGTTCCTGTTGATGGCCTGTGGATTGACATGAATGAAGTTTCAAATTTCTGTTCTGGAAAGTGCAAAATTCCCAAGGGAAAGTGCCCGACTGGAACAGGACCCGGATGGATATGCTGCTTGGATTGCAAGAACATCACCAAAACACGGTGGGACGATCCTCCATACAAAATTAACGCCTCAGGAATAAAAGCTCCTATTGGCTTCAAAACAATAGCCACTAGTGCGTACCACTATAATGGCGTTTTGGAGTATGATGCTCACAGTCTTTATGGCTTCTCTCAAACCATTGCAACTCACAAGGGCCTTCAAGGGCTTCAAGGCAAAAGGCCCTTTATTTTGTCCCGCTCCACTTATGTCGGATCAGGCAAATATGCTGCACATTGGACTGGTGACAATCAGGGAACATGGGAGAACTTGAGGTACTCAATATCCACAATGCTCAATTTTGGCATATTTGGGGTGCCAATGGTGGGTTCAGATATATGTGGCTTCTATCCACAGCCCACTGAAGAATTATGCAATAGATGGATTGAAGTAGGTGCTTTCTACCCGTTTTCAAGGGATCATGCAAACTACTACTCCCCTAGACAGGAGCTTTACCAATGGCAATCAGTAGCTGAGTCTGCTAGAAATGCTTTGGGCATAAGGTATAAGCTACTCCCATTCCTTTACACCTTGAACTATGAAGCTCATGTCAGTGGAGCCCCAATTGCTAGAcctcttttcttctcatttccaACTTACACCGAATGCTACGGCCTAAGCACCCAGTTCTTGCTAGGAAGCAGTCTCATGGTTTCTCCAGTGCTTGAGCAGGGAAAAACACAAGTGAAAGCACTCTTTCCACCTGGTAGCTGGTACAGTTTGCTTGATTGGACACACACCATTACATCAAAGGACGGAGTCTATATTACCCTCGACGCTCCTCTTCATGTTGTCAATGTGCATTTGTATCAGAACACCATTCTTCCTATGCAGCAGGGCGGAATGGTCTCTAAGGAAGCTAGAGCGACACCCTTCACCCTCATCGTAACCTTCCCATCGGACGCCACCCAAGGAGAGGCTAAGGGGAACCTTTTCCTCGACAACGATGAGTTGCCTGACATGAACCTTGGAAATGGCTATTCAACCTATGTTGATCTCCATGCAACTGTGGACCAAGGAGCTGTGAAAGTTTGGTCAGAAGTCCAAGAGGGCAAGTTTGCCTTGGACAAGGGTTGGATTATTGATTCTATATCTGTGTTGGGATTAGAAGGAAGTGGAGCAGTGTCTTCACTTGAGATAGATGGAAAGCCTCTAATGGGTGGCTCGAATGTGAATGTTACTACATCAGCACATGAGCACTTGAACAGtgagggagaaggagaaaagAAGACTGTGATGGTTGCTTTGAGGGGCTTGAGCATCCCTGTGGGTAAAAACTTTGCCATGACATGGAAAATGGGGTGA